GACGGTGAGCAGGTCACCGCCGCCGCGCCCGGTGTCGACGCGGGCGACCGTGTAGCCGTTCTCCTCGTTGGCGTAGGTGATCCGCTCGAGTACGCCTTCGAGCACGGCGGGTTGGAATACGACCGGACTGGACATGACCCGACGTTATCGCCGGGGTCCGACAATGCGGGCAGCCTGTGGACAACTCCGTGCCGGAGCCGGCGGGGAGCCCCGTTTGGGATGGTCGGCCGGAGAGGCGGCCGGACAGCCCCGGACAGTCAAGGGGGCCCGGTCTCACGACCGGGCCCCTCGCACTCCCCCTCCGTCAAGGGCTCCCCGATCCCCCCAGATCCCTCCCCGGGAGCCTTGATGACAGGTACGACCCGCGTCACGCGGAAAGGGTTGTACGACTGCGGGCAGTTATTTTCCGGAATCTCGGAATGCCGACGAAGCGGGGCAGTCGTAGCGTTTCGGACCATGAGCGATGAATCTTTGCAGACGGACGTCCTGAACGAGCTCGGTGACGAGAAGTTCGAGGAGATCGCGGGGTTGCTGGGGACGAATGCGGCCGGCGCGACGAGTGTCGTCGAGACGACGGTCACGGCCGTGTCAGGGTGGGTTGGGGGACGTACTGGGCGGCGGCGCGAAGAAGTAGGTGCGGGGCGGCGGTTGTTACCCCACCCGCGGCGTATCCCTGGTCCCTCCGAGGCGCAGTGCTCGATGAAGCCGATCGGCGCGAGAGATCGACCGTCGAGTCGAGGAGTTCACGGAAACCATCCGCGGCGGGGCCTCGCGTCACCGCCCGTGACCGGAGTGGAATTGGCGCTGCCATCCGCGATAGACAAGCAGCATGAGTAATTACGGGGGATCCCCTCACGGGAACGGTGAGCCGACGAGCTTCATACTCCGGCCGCCTCAGCCCGACGCACCCCACCCTGACCCCGACGCGCCGCACCGTCTGCCACAGCGAGGCGCTCCGCAGACCGGCGCGCCGTACGCCGCGCCGACGCAACAGGCAGCGCAGCCGCAGGTGGACGCTTCGGACCCCGGTGTGGGGCGGCTGATCGCCGGACGATACCGGCTGCTGGCCAAGCTGGGCCACGGCGGCATGGGAACCGTGTGGCGAGCCGAGGACGAGACGGTCGGCCGCGAGGTGGCCGTCAAGGAGCCCCGGATCCCCGACCACCTTCCCGAGCGCGAACGTGCCAACGCCTTCGAGCGGATGCGCCGCGAGGCACGGGCCGCAGCGCGGCTCGACCACCCCGCGGTGGTCAACGTGCACGACGTGGCTGTCGAGGACGGTCAGCCCTGGATCGTGATGGAGCTGCTGCGGGGCCACTCGCTCGGAGCTGTCCTTCAGGAGGGCACGCTGGGCACGCGCGAGGCCGCTCGAATCGGCCTGCAGGTGCTCGGCGCCCTGGAGGCTGCCCATCAGGGCGGCATCCTGCATCGCGACGTCAAGCCTGACAACGTCCTGCTCGGGCATCACGACCGCGTGGTCCTCGCCGACTTCGGCATCGCCCAGATCGAGGGCGAGACCAGTCTGACCGACACCGGCGGCTTCGTCGGATCACCGGAGTTCATCGCGCCGGAGCGGGTGCTGGGCCAGCGCCCCGGACCGGCCAGCGATCTCTGGTCGCTCGGCGTGGTGCTGTACGCGGCGACGGAGGGCGTGTCCCCGTTCCGACGGGGCAACACCCCTGCAACCCTGCAAGCCGTTCTCAACACCACCCCGGCTGCGCCGGCGGCCGCCCAAGGCCCGCTCGCTCAGGCCATCAACGGCCTGCTCCTCAAGGACCCGTCCCAGCGGTTGTCCGCGGACCGGGTTCGCCTGCTTCTGGAGGAGGCCGCCGCGCCCCCGCCGCCTGCGCCGACGGTGGTGCACTCCCCGTCGTCGGGCGAAGGTGGCCGACAGGGCGTGACCCTGAGCCGTAGGACGCTGCTCGGCGCGGGCGGCGCGGTGGTCGCCGCGTTCGTCGCCATGGCCCTCGTCCTGACGAACCCGTTCGCGGCGGACACCGATCAGGGCGACAAGTGGAAGCAGGCGACGGAGAAGCAGCTCGGCGCGACGCTGTCGGTACCCGACGCCTACAAGCGGTGGCAGCCGGCGGAGTCCACCAGCAACGAGGAGTGGATCCGGTACGAGGACCCGAGCGGCGCCGTCTGGATCCGGCTGGATCTGATCCGCAAGGACGACCCGATTGGGATTGCCGGCTCGGCAGCTGCGGAGGCGTATGACGACGCCGAGACGTACCGCGAGAGCGGCAGCACCAAACTCGACATCGGCTCCGGCTCCGGGCTGAAGATGCAGACGAAGGCGGACGTCGCATACAAGGGGAAGAAGGCCGCCACGAACTCGGGCACCTACCTCGACACCTCGGACAGCGACAACCCCGCCCCGCGCGAGTTCCGCATCTTCTACTACAAGACCGACTCCGGGGACATGTACAAACTGACGGTGCTGTACCCGGGCAAGGGCGATCTGACAGTGCGGGGCCGAGAGGTCGCCGAGCGGACCATCAAGGAGCTGGACATCACCAAACTTTAGGACGCCGGACGCCGGACCCCGGTCGGCAGCGGTGTGCCCCCAGCATGCCGGCCGGCCGGCCGGCCGCTGAAGCGGTTTCGTCGGCGGTCGGCGTTCGCCGCCGGGGCAGCCGTTGTCTCATCGGAACACGAAGTCCAGGTACCGCCCCACCGTCTCCCGCAGTACCTCCACCCCCTCCCGCCCCACAGCACCTCGTTGAACAGCTCCACCTCGATCGCGCCGCCGTACCCGCCGCGTCCACCCGCTGCCGCCACTCCCTCATGTCGATCGAACCGTCACCGATCTGGCCCCGGCCGTTCAGGACTCCCGCCGGCAAGGGCGTCGTCCAGTCCGCCAGTTGGAACGCCTGGATACGGCCCGCCGCGCCCGCCCTCGACACAGCCTCCGGGGCCCTGTCGTCCCACCAGATGTGGTACGTGTCCACCACCACGCCCACCTGCGATGCCGGGAACGCCTCCGCCAGGTCCAGCGCCTGCGTCAGCGTCGAGACCACGCACCGGTCCGCCGCGTACATCGGGTGCAGCGGTT
The Streptomyces lunaelactis genome window above contains:
- a CDS encoding serine/threonine-protein kinase is translated as MSNYGGSPHGNGEPTSFILRPPQPDAPHPDPDAPHRLPQRGAPQTGAPYAAPTQQAAQPQVDASDPGVGRLIAGRYRLLAKLGHGGMGTVWRAEDETVGREVAVKEPRIPDHLPERERANAFERMRREARAAARLDHPAVVNVHDVAVEDGQPWIVMELLRGHSLGAVLQEGTLGTREAARIGLQVLGALEAAHQGGILHRDVKPDNVLLGHHDRVVLADFGIAQIEGETSLTDTGGFVGSPEFIAPERVLGQRPGPASDLWSLGVVLYAATEGVSPFRRGNTPATLQAVLNTTPAAPAAAQGPLAQAINGLLLKDPSQRLSADRVRLLLEEAAAPPPPAPTVVHSPSSGEGGRQGVTLSRRTLLGAGGAVVAAFVAMALVLTNPFAADTDQGDKWKQATEKQLGATLSVPDAYKRWQPAESTSNEEWIRYEDPSGAVWIRLDLIRKDDPIGIAGSAAAEAYDDAETYRESGSTKLDIGSGSGLKMQTKADVAYKGKKAATNSGTYLDTSDSDNPAPREFRIFYYKTDSGDMYKLTVLYPGKGDLTVRGREVAERTIKELDITKL